In Apium graveolens cultivar Ventura chromosome 10, ASM990537v1, whole genome shotgun sequence, the following are encoded in one genomic region:
- the LOC141691687 gene encoding uncharacterized protein LOC141691687 has product MLENNVVTWRLTCFYGFPERSRRKNSWDLIRQLAGMSQLPWLMVGDFNDLLYSSDKWGLVNHPQSLMDGFRQAIEDSMLIELELKGGKFTWEKSRGKKEWVKERLDRSFATAAWWDKFPLCNLTVYHTTCSDHDPIQVDFISSFISKKQFRFRFENTWLKDPHFHSEISEFWSKIPKMHLLSKLLNVTAFMAKWGKKFFNKFREKVRVRKEVIAGLVNSTDERGVASYLAEKEKLNELLFHEEVYWKQRAKIFWLEEGDSNTKFFHALATARKKTNHIAWLLTETGDRVEDKEGMCRVVKEYYTNIFSDSMEVDLSQGNSVTVVSSEQNDRLIEEVSYEEFSVAVKQMHPDKAAGPDGLNPAFFQHFWDRMGKEVYDCCKSWLDQCSFPADLNNTNIVLIPKKTDASSMKDFRPIALCNVLYKILAKVLANRLKIILPGLISENQSAFVPGRSITDNVLIAFEIINHMRRKTGGNEGEVALKLDISKAYDRVDWNFLKYRMRSMGFCSKWVKWMMMCVTSLSYDVCLNGDMVGPIVPKRGLRQGDPLSPYLFLLCVEGLSNLLDQAAARGTIKGCQISPTAPSITHLLFADDSFLFFKASNEEAVAVKTLLNAYERNSGQSINFQKSGVFFSSNVRRDKQGELTTILGVHNDLSESNYLGLPSLIGRSKKRVFGFIKDKVGQRIQSWKKKPLSKAGKLVLIKNVAQSIPAYCMSCFLLPKSLCQEIERMLNSFWWGSSNGNNKGIKWLSWDAMSFAKCKGGLGFRNFHGFNLSLLGKHCWKFINQPQALVSRVYKARYFADRHLLKAVKGTGASFIWSGLFEAKEVLAKGYRWVLGNGEDIVATKDPWLRKKEDFKVEDSHRYVGRNETVNSLFMPGTKQWDVNKVKELFTEEDAAAILSIPVPQRNVRDRVAWTQSVDGHYDVKTGYRVWQNQGLRVNRAIQSEGWGKIWRLNIPHKIKVFLWRFGRNNLPVKTRLREKGVSLATVCSMCDRDEEHMVHVFFMCSFASQYWLYAGLSLDMQQINSASEWLLEKINGGTCYEVCKIAKVLWGIWHWRNKKVWDDKTVSPGVAMDWSSKMINEWTDAMKNKKKSSSQSSTCGLAKVQRWKPPEVGNMKVNVDASLSSENATFSVGMVLRDHTGKFIEGRVGCMPEVGSIFEAEAIGIREALSWIAGKGLTQVSFESDSLLSIRALRGDGGNQLEVGHVIQHCLELLQSNPTFSLDFISRQANKVAHELARCPCLLSCFYVFSSPPESLLETLLYDVSS; this is encoded by the coding sequence ATGTTGGAGAATAATGTGGTGACTTGGAGACTCACCTGCTTCTACGGTTTCCCGGAGAGAAGTCGTAGGAAAAATTCGTGGGATTTAATAAGACAACTAGCTGGTATGTCTCAATTGCCTTGGTTGATGGTGGGTGATTTTAATGATTTACTTTATAGTTCGGATAAATGGGGTCTTGTTAATCATCCCCAAAGTCTTATGGATGGATTTAGACAAGCGATTGAGGATAGTATGTTAATTGAGCTTGAGCTTAAAGGTGGGAAATTTACATGGGAAAAGAGCAGAGGGAAGAAAGAGTGGGTTAAAGAGAGGTTGGATAGGTCTTTTGCTACGGCTGCTTGGTGGGATAAATTCCCATTATGCAATCTTACTGTTTATCATACAACCTGTTCAGACCATGATCCCATTCAGGTTGATTTTATTAGTTCTTTTATATCGAAGAAGCAGTTTCGATTCAGGTTCGAAAATACTTGGCTGAAGGATCCTCATTTTCATAGTGAAATATCGGAATTTTGGTCCAAGATTCCTAAGATGCACCTGTTGTCAAAGTTGTTGAATGTTACTGCGTTTATGGCTAAGTGGGGGAAAAAATTCTTCAATAAATTCAGGGAGAAAGTAAGGGTGCGGAAAGAGGTAATTGCAGGGCTGGTAAATAGTACAGATGAGAGAGGAGTGGCCTCTTATTTAGCAGAAAAGGAAAAGTTGAATGAGCTTCTGTTTCACGAGGAGGTATATTGGAAACAACGAGCTAAAATCTTCTGGCTGGAAGAGGGTGATTCTAACACGAAGTTCTTTCATGCTTTAGCTACGGCTAGGAAGAAAACCAATCACATCGCTTGGCTTCTAACAGAGACAGGTGACAGAGTGGAGGATAAAGAGGGTATGTGCAGAGTGGTGAAAGAGTATTACACGAACATTTTTTCAGACTCAATGGAGGTGGATTTGAGTCAAGGTAATAGTGTCACTGTAGTATCGAGCGAGCAGAATGATAGGCTGATTGAGGAAGTATCTTATGAGGAATTTTCTGTAGCGGTTAAACAGATGCATCCGGACAAGGCGGCTGGGCCGGATGGTCTCAACCCTGCCTTCTTTCAACATTTTTGGGATAGAATGGGCAAGGAGGTGTATGATTGTTGTAAGAGTTGGCTTGATCAGTGTTCGTTTCCGGCTGATCTCAATAACACTAATATAGTGTTGATTCCCAAGAAGACAGATGCGAGCAGTATGAAGGATTTTCGACCAATAGCCCTTTGTAATGTTCTTTATAAGATATTGGCAAAGGTTTTAGCCAATAGACTTAAGATTATTTTGCCTGGTTTAATATCGGAAAATCAATCAGCCTTTGTGCCAGGGCGAAGCATTACTGATAATGTGCTTATAGCTTTCGAGATCATTAACCATATGAGAAGGAAAACAGGTGGAAATGAAGGCGAAGTTGCTCTAAAGCTAGATATAAGCAAGGCTTATGATAGGGTGGACTGGAATTTTCTGAAGTATCGGATGAGGAGTATGGGTTTTTGTAGTAAATGGGTAAAGTGGATGATGATGTGTGTCACATCGCTTTCTTATGATGTTTGCTTGAATGGTGATATGGTAGGCCCTATTGTTCCTAAAAGGGGACTTCGACAGGGAGATCCCTTGTCCCCGTACCTATTTCTGCTTTGTGTGGAGGGACTCTCTAATTTACTAGATCAAGCAGCTGCAAGAGGAACGATTAAGGGGTGTCAAATAAGTCCTACAGCTCCTTCTATCACCCACCTcttgtttgcggatgatagttTCCTGTTTTTCAAGGCTAGCAATGAGGAGGCAGTGGCAGTTAAGACTCTCTTGAATGCATATGAGAGAAATTCTGGACAGTCTATTAATTTCCAGAAATCAGGTGTCTTTTTTAGCTCGAATGTTCGTAGGGATAAGCAAGGAGAGTTGACTACGATTCTTGGGGTGCATAATGATCTGAGCGAGAGTAATTACCTGGGTCTTCCTTCGCTAATAGGTCGGTCGAAGAAAAGGGTTTTTGGGTTTATAAAGGATAAGGTGGGACAACGTATTCAAAGCTGGAAGAAGAAGCCTCTGTCGAAAGCAGGTAAGTTAGTCCTGATTAAGAACGTTGCACAATCTATTCCGGCTTACTGTATGTCTTGCTTCCTTCTCCCCAAGTCTTTATGTCAGGAGATAGAAAGAATGTTAAATAGTTTTTGGTGGGGTTCGAGTAATGGTAATAACAAGGGTATTAAGTGGTTATCTTGGGATGCTATGAGTTTTGCAAAGTGTAAAGGGGGTCTGGGATTTAGAAATTTTCATGGCTTCAATTTATCACTGTTGGGAAAACATTGCTGGAAGTTCATTAATCAGCCTCAGGCATTAGTCTCTCGAGTGTACAAAGCACGTTACTTTGCTGACCGTCATCTATTGAAGGCGGTTAAAGGTACAGGTGCTAGCTTTATTTGGTCGGGGTTGTTTGAGGCAAAAGAAGTTCTGGCTAAGGGATATAGATGGGTTCTaggtaatggtgaagacattgTAGCTACGAAGGATCCATGGCTTCGAAAGAAAGAGGATTTTAAGGTGGAGGACAGTCACAGGTATGTGGGTAGGAATGAAACAGTGAATAGCCTCTTCATGCCAGGAACGAAACAATGGgatgtcaacaaggttaaggaaTTATTTACGGAGGAGGATGCAGCTGCAATTTTATCTATTCCTGTTCCTCAAAGAAATGTTAGAGATCGGGTGGCTTGGACGCAATCTGTTGATGGGCACTATGATGTGAAAACAGGTTACAGAGTCTGGCAGAATCAGGGATTGAGAGTTAATAGAGCAATTCAGAGTGAGGGATGGGGCAAAATCTGGAGGCTTAATATTCCTCACAAGATAAAAGTATTTTTGTGGAGGTTTGGCCGTAATAATCTTCCAGTCAAGACTAGGCTTAGAGAAAAAGGGGTGAGTTTAGCAACTGTGTGCTCGATGTGTGATAGGGATGAAGAGCATATGGTGCATGTGTTTTTCATGTGCTCGTTTGCTTCTCAATATTGGCTCTATGCAGGGTTAAGTCTGGATATGCAGCAAATTAATTCAGCCTCAGAATGGTTACTGGAAAAGATTAATGGTGGCACATGTTATGAAGTGTGCAAAATTGCAAAAGTCCTCTGGGGGATATGGCATTGGAGGAATAAAAAGGTTTGGGATGACAAAACAGTTTCGCCAGGTGTGGCAATGGACTGGAGTTCTAAGATGATTAACGAATGGACCGATGCtatgaaaaataaaaagaagagcAGTAGTCAAAGCAGCACCTGTGGTTTAGCTAAAGTGCAACGTTGGAAACCTCCAGAGGTAGGTAATATGAAGGTTAACGTTGATGCATCTTTGTCTTCGGAGAACGCGACATTTTCGGTGGGTATGGTCCTTAGAGATCACACGGGGAAGTTTATAGAAGGTAGAGTCGGGTGTATGCCAGAGGTAGGATCGATTTTTGAGGCAGAAGCGATTGGTATTAGGGAGGCATTGTCATGGATTGCAGGGAAAGGTTTGACACAGGTTTCGTTTGAGTCGGATTCTTTGCTGTCAATTAGAGCTCTTCGTGGTGATGGTGGGAATCAGCTCGAGGTGGGTCATGTTATTCAGCATTGTTTGGAGTTGTTACAATCGAACCCGACATTTTCATTAGATTTTATTTCAAGGCAAGCAAACAAGGTGGCTCATGAGTTAGCTCGTTGTCCTTGTTTACTTTCTTGCTTTTATGTGTTTTCGTCTCCTCCTGAATCACTGTTGGAAACTTTATTGTATGACGTTTCTAGTTAA